Part of the Oceanispirochaeta sp. genome is shown below.
AAGGCTCTGCTCCTGTAAAATATTCCGGATCTGTTCCCGCCCTGTTTCACTGAGACCGTAATGGTCGGCTCCATTGTCATAATGGCTTATGATGAGTCCCTCTTCGTTTGCCAGGCTTCTACCATGGCGCATGAGGTAGTAACTATTGTGAAGTCCTTCCGGACACACTGCATAAGGTCGGATTATTTTATCCACTAATATGCGTTTTTATTGACAAATCCATTTAATATCGTGAGCAGGAGGATTTTAAAATCTAGTGCCAGAGTCCAGTTCCGGATGTAATACATGTCAAACTCGATCCGTTTTTCCAGACTGGTATTCCCTCTCCAACCATTGATCTGAGCCCAGCCTGTAATGCCGGCTCTCATCTTGTGGCGGAGCATATATCCGGGTATCTCATCCTTGAACCCTTCGATCAGTTCCGGGCGTTCGGGACGGGGGCCTACCAGGCTCATATCCCCCTTCAACACATTCCATAACTGAGGGAACTCATCCAGACTTGTTTTGCGGATGAAGGTGCCAAAGCGGGTTCGCCGGGGGTCATTTTCCACGGTCCAGGTGAATCCTTCTTCTTTGTCCGCATACTGACGCATGGAGCGGAATTTCCACATTTTAAAAACTTTGCCGTTGGAGGTCATCCTTTCCTGGCTATAGAAAATGGGTCCCGGTGAAGTGAGTTTCACCAGCAGACTCACAATGAGCAGCATAGGGGAGAGAATCAGAATGCCAAGGAATGATCCACCCATATCCATCAGACGTTTACTGAGAAGGCTTAAATGGATTTCAGATGGTTTATTGATGTAAAGGAGAGGGGTTCCCAGAAAATCCTCTATTGTTGTGCCAATGAGGGCATAGTTTACCTGGGGA
Proteins encoded:
- a CDS encoding sugar transferase, which codes for HLQADRLSRLTLVLFFIICQISLILNRVIFRNHIMMKMIKGELISKLFVIGQGPHIDRFIQKVQKNPHAGMVICCWADSEGAAEEQGIKSCTYEEIDGVIEKLLPQSIIVGYSGQNHNRQDHFIKTHYNQVTPIIMIPQVNYALIGTTIEDFLGTPLLYINKPSEIHLSLLSKRLMDMGGSFLGILILSPMLLIVSLLVKLTSPGPIFYSQERMTSNGKVFKMWKFRSMRQYADKEEGFTWTVENDPRRTRFGTFIRKTSLDEFPQLWNVLKGDMSLVGPRPERPELIEGFKDEIPGYMLRHKMRAGITGWAQINGWRGNTSLEKRIEFDMYYIRNWTLALDFKILLLTILNGFVNKNAY